Proteins encoded by one window of bacterium (Candidatus Blackallbacteria) CG13_big_fil_rev_8_21_14_2_50_49_14:
- a CDS encoding YqeG family HAD IIIA-type phosphatase: MPFKQLLRPSYIFDRVEAIDLKAWWAAGLRGMILDVDDTLTLKNSAVVAPAVQAWLKEAREIGFHCYIVSNNRYPEHIEKLSEALEMKALARARKPFPPGFQLALQAMQLAPEQVVVIGDRLLTDILGGSWMGMQTCLVAPVTPEPRGFKRLIYDFENSLRQVASKE, translated from the coding sequence GTGCCCTTTAAGCAGTTACTGCGCCCCAGTTATATCTTTGACCGTGTTGAAGCGATTGATTTAAAGGCCTGGTGGGCTGCGGGTTTGCGGGGCATGATTCTCGATGTGGACGATACCCTGACCCTGAAAAACAGTGCGGTGGTCGCACCTGCCGTTCAAGCCTGGCTGAAAGAAGCCCGTGAAATCGGGTTTCACTGTTATATTGTTTCAAATAACCGCTACCCTGAACATATTGAAAAGCTTTCTGAAGCGTTGGAAATGAAGGCCTTGGCCCGTGCACGCAAGCCCTTTCCGCCGGGGTTTCAACTGGCCCTTCAGGCCATGCAGCTTGCGCCTGAACAGGTGGTTGTGATTGGCGATCGGCTTTTAACAGATATTCTGGGGGGAAGCTGGATGGGTATGCAAACCTGTCTGGTGGCTCCTGTTACGCCCGAGCCCCGAGGTTTCAAGCGCCTGATTTATGATTTTGAAAATTCCCTGCGGCAGGTAGCCAGCAAAGAGTGA